From the genome of Capsicum annuum cultivar UCD-10X-F1 chromosome 4, UCD10Xv1.1, whole genome shotgun sequence:
CAGCCCTGATATGTTGAAGATCTCCATTGTAAGTGGACCACTAAAATTATTAAGACCAAGCAGAAGTTCCTCCAACTCAATGAGATTGCTCATCTCTTTGGGTATTCCACCAGGAAACACAAGGAcaaaaaagaatagtagtgaGTTAACTAACATAAGTTGTACCTTCTTCTATCACTTTGATTACGTACCAGTAAACCTATTTTCGTCAAGATATAAAATTTGCATCTTGGTTAAGTTGCCAATCTCTCGTGATAAGAATCCACTAAGATCGTTCCTCGGCAGTGACAAAATTTGCAGCGATGAGATATTGAATATGGAGATCGGGACAGAGCTGGTAATCTGGTTTTTCTCCATGGCTAACTCTACGAAATTAACAATATTTCCAATTTCTTGTGGAATTATCCCTGCCGTTAATGTGTAATAAAATAATTGTGATGTAATAAGATACAATAGTGCTAGTATTCATAAGATGGAACATACCAGTGAAATGGTTAGCTCCGATAACTAATATCTGCAAGTTACTCAATCTTCCAATTTCACTTTGTATTGGTCCATCAAACTCATTTTCCGATAAAGACAAAATTTGAAGTTTGTGAACAATTTGATAAGCTCGTAGGCATATGACCGCGAAGCTTGTTTTTGGATAGATGAAGCCCTTTGAGTATTGGTAGACCATAGCATAGACCGTTGGGAAGATATCGTGATAAACTATTGCTTGTAAATGCAATGACTTCAGTTGTTGAGATATTTAAAATTGAGAATGGTATAGAACCCGTAAGATGATTAGCTTGTATGCTTAACAACTTCATGTTATGAAGATTGCCAATCCCTTCTGGAATGTTTCCTTGAAGTGAATTAAAAGTTATATGTAAAGTCTCCAACCTCGAGGCATTCGAGAATGACAGTGGAATGGACCCTATGATCTTGTTACCCCTTAAGTTTAATTCTCTAAGGTTTATAAGACTTCCAATTACTTTTGGAATTTGACCATCTAAGGAATTGAAGTTCAGATTTAAAGTCTCAAGTGTGGACATATTAGAAAATGAAGTAGGGATGGAACCAGTGAAACTATTATTCCTAAGATTTAGAAATTGAAGTTGGTGtaaaaatccaaaccaagaaGGAACCTTTCCGCTGAAGTTGTTGACACTTAACATAAGAAACTTAAGCCGACGCAAGTATGCCATTTCTTGAGGCAAATTTCCATGGAAATTGTTGCTTCCCAAGTCGAGAGAAACGAGAAACGTGAGGTTTCCAAATTCCCGGGGAATCCTGCCTTCAAGAGCCATGTTAGAAAGATTCAAGGACTTCACTCACTGGTGGTAGGATCCATAAGTGATTCCAACCTAATGACAAACAGACGTAGCTGGAGACCAACTTTCACCCAAGAAGTTAAACGGGTCCGAAATGATTTGGGATTTCAAAGAGAGAAGAGCTAATTGGTCAGTGGTAATATTGGTTTGGGTCATGGCCGAACTATCCATAAGCAAGAAGAGTGTTGGGAGAAAAAATGTGAAGGCTTTTTCCATTATTGCAAAAATTAGTAGGTATGCTCTATAACATGTGGTTTTGAGACTTTAAATAGGAATGAGGCCTCCCTTTTGGTCATATCAATACTAATACCACAAAATCAACCAAGTCTTTCACATCTCAATCAGAATTATAAATATGGTGGAAAAATGTTCTCTATTCAGCAAAGACTTGGCAAGTCAACCAAGTCTTGCTTTAGTTTTTTGTGTGCTTAATTCTTTGGAAATAGTTTTGCTTTCATAATTTGTAGAATTGTGTGGTGAAGAGTAGTGCCAATAATAGTCAAATCTTGTTATTTGGTTGCTCCAAACACTAATgtctaatgtcaatagaattgaGGAATTAAATCAACTCATTGGTGTAACTGGTCAAGTTGTTGTGATATCAGCAGAAGGTCACTAGTTCGAGCCGTGGAAATGGCCTCTTGCAAAAATGCAGGGTATGGCTACGTACGATAGATCCTTATGATCCAACCCTTTCCTAGATCGGACGCATAGTAGGAgcttagtgcaccaggctgcccttttATTGGCATTAAAACAAGCAGTTGcattgaaattaataaagttCCATGGAGTCCATAGTTGCATAAAAGGAATCAAAGTTATGGTTGCAGAGTGTTGAGGCACTTCTTCGATGGTCCTTATATGCCTGTCGAAGTGCACTGaagaattcatgatttatatatattttagggtGTTTAGAGGAAGTACAAAATAAGGATTGATTTTGCATAAGGGAAAGGTGCGATAAATACATCTAATGAAAGTTATTAGCGGGAATAAATATCCATTTTAACAAAGAGTGCTAAAACTTTTACTGACATTAGTTAATTGGCATTGGATCCAATATCGCTATAGACTTTAGGACACTTATAAAGAGTGCTAAACGGCAATTGTCTGTAATAATATTGCTTCTAAAACAGAACTAAGCTATTGCCTTAAAAAATCATTTTGGTACTGAAAAGGATATTTGttactatttattttgtataataattatatttatagtcCATTTGGGTTCCTGAAAGAACTTTGCGGTGTTGAAACTGATTTTATAACTAAATAATAGTGTCTTTGAATAAAAGTGTTGAAATTGATGATAACCCgttaatgtatttgataaaataccttttcTATTAAAATAGTCAAAAAGCTCTCAAAGCTATTTAAATATTCCATACTCtaaatatcacataaatcaagagCTTTTTCACTActatattttcttgttttattgattttgatatgcTTATCTGAGTTCAGATATATCGAAAACAACATTTCTACTTTTCTAGTAAAAGGGATAAACCCAAATACACATTACCATTCCAAATCCCCCTCCCCCATGTAGGATTACACTAAGGAGTCGTTTGGTTAGTAAATAAGTTATTCAAAGtttaattatatcaagattaattATGTCACACtcaaggagaaataaaaataatactacacTCGCGAGATAATTAATCAGGGGATGAGTTATCCATGttttttttatctcaatcaaTCATGAAATAAACTCATACTAAAATTAATCCCGAAATCCTTTATCCCTATTGTGACATTGTTGTTATAATAGAGTGACCAAGAGTGCAATCATACtttaatttgttaaatatttcCTCCGATCACTTTTACTTgttgttatttttctaattaaatttctatttttatttatcacttttgatataaaagaaaagacaaaaaattattcttatttacccttaacattaaatttttattctgTAAATAACTTTCAAGACAATACTCTATACATCAATTAATATGAACAGTAcgatataataatcatatcaataattGTTTGGGATTAGAAAATTAATTTGTAATTACCTAAATCTCAAGAGGCTTAAATGAACATCTAcgacaaagaaaaaaaaggaaaaataatataaacgtacatcttaacttatcatattcaTACAGAATTTCCACCCTTACAAAACAGTTATAAAAACTTcatttaattatgtatctctatttaatatatcgggagctaattatgtatctcgacagattcaaaatcgaaaaaatgtatttggagctaattatgtatctttacaacgaaaaaataattttttgttggaTATATGGGGAGCTAGTTATGTATCTCAatggattcaaaataaatttttttagaaattatgaaaaatgtagGGATTTTCTGTAATCAAGCTACAAACTATTGGGATTTAGGTCATttgaatgaaaaaagaaaaaggaagaaatatagATGTAGCTGGAGACCAGCTTTCATCCAAGAAGTGAGAGGGGCTTGAAATGATTTGGGATTTCAAAGCGAGAAGAGCCAATTGATTAGTAGTACTGTTGGTTTGGGTCATGGCTGATATAGTGAAGCAACAAGAGTATTATTAGGAGAAAAGAACTGAAGGCTTTCTCCATAAGTACAAATATTAGGAAGAAAATACTATGGTTAATAACCTGTTGTTTTGAGacttaaaataacaatgaggtcTCCCttttggttttcatgatttattcaACATGTCATATCGACACTAATACCACAAAGACTTGTAAATATGGTGCAAAATTCCTCAAATCAGCCAAagacttattattattaaaccgctagttcgctagtcatcacataacctctagctattcgcctaaacattatccttattcacgggataaCAATTAAGCACTATTCatttaatagtcaacatctaacatcaagtctaggttcatcattagaccaaaaccgtcatttatcaaccattcattattatcaactattcatcctatttttgttaatcattactagacaacacattactacttgtcgccACACCATCTTTTATTAATTGACATTATTGATTAACTAACCATCGTTAGCTACCATGTTCCAACTAAGCAAGATAGATTCATTAACGAATACATTagcttcctagccatcaagtgcaaTAGTCaactaatagacaactagttaccacatagcttaaccgtctaaCAAGAAGAACAACCATAAGATCACATTTCAGCTACAATCACATCAtctataatggtaaataatcatgaacgtaccaaaccaatgcatgccatcaccagtaatcaattagtggaataataagcatcataccgcatctttctccgtcccataccggagagatgtgtatacaaacatatacatattcatattcataaatcgtAATAACATCATtcacaatgataaacacttcttggatatttaatcagtaccataacacggcccttggcccattaatttatccggaataataacaacatcataatcatggccgtAGGCCCATATACATTtccgaaactcatatcaataatcatatgtataagtcatagcatacctataatcatctcacatataggaggcataatatcaataaatatgttatcgtctctcacacaagaggcatctcacatctaagaggcataatatagatagacgtGTAATTGTCTAtagaatatcatatataaataggtCATACGTCAAGACAACGAGGAATATCGCTTCTCTAAGccaatttaaatatctaaaaggACCATaatctctataggtccaacaatcatgactaaagaaaatagcaactctataggccaaatatcaagtTTAacaggaaatagcatctctataggccaatcatcaagtctaagagaaaatagcatctctataggccaatcatcaagtctaagaggaaataacacctctataggccacataatgaatctaggaggaatatcatctctaaatgcctaATATCATTTCCACAagtagtatcataaccataactcaaaagccacaatcttaaaacatcaatacaagttaccaagttttGAAGTatccttattctaaggtttactagcttCATCTAAgtctaacatccgcaactaagtccacaagacttaacataagcttaggcctaagtgggccgaacgattccacttctaatccataatttctataattaggcatactatgccccaaactaggctaacgtatctagttcatcttctagatgtcaagaaATCCATATTAAAGCCTAAGATagtaacttcgactagaaacaaggatactcaagtcaactctaccaaacttacagttccaaaactatcacactagcccaataaggctaaatatacaaatcatgcttcaaatgctgaAACCATATTCCATGCATAGCATTATATCATtccatgctacaaatttaccCAAACAAGGGAGAAGGTAataggattctacaagggtattaaATGATTCAACCAACGGGTTAAAACCCACATATAATCCCAAAgttatatatgttatatatatatatatatatatatatatatatatatatatatattcaatactaagtcattctatccaatgtcaatcttaacattcatattcacacgcaatatatatcatacatcatccatgaagaagagtagacagaagcctacctcaaggctaaactgcaaaatcacacttcaagcaccacatgcttgtcttcacttcacaatccccaaaatgccatcacactatcaaaaatataatctactcataaatacgagtctaacgatacccatattgcactactGTGTTTCGGGTCCAAAAccgacaccaaaaaccccaaagtgggtcccacatatggaaatcGTGTTTCCAAGGTCAACCTaatg
Proteins encoded in this window:
- the LOC107869148 gene encoding probable leucine-rich repeat receptor-like protein kinase At1g35710 — encoded protein: MALEGRIPREFGNLTFLVSLDLGSNNFHGNLPQEMAYLRRLKFLMLSVNNFSGKSLHLQAIVYHDIFPTVYAMVYQYSKGFIYPKTSFAVICLRAYQIVHKLQILSLSENEFDGPIQSEIGRLSNLQILVIGANHFTGIIPQEIGNIVNFVELAMEKNQITSSVPISIFNISSLQILSLPRNDLSGFLSREIGNLTKMQILYLDENRFTVSIGNFSTSLIKSYANGCKIKGRIPNDFGNLSSLLDLDLSAKNMAGSIPTIIGNLRNLL